A single window of Synechocystis sp. PCC 7509 DNA harbors:
- a CDS encoding ABC transporter ATP-binding protein — protein MANYEKEKRLRLLGGLNIVAVVVEKNLVQRVRGFVEVEDLSVSFKRKGHCVQVLDSVNFKITPGEFVCLLGPSGCGKSTILNAIAGFIQPTSGFVFVNKRHVNAPSADRGFVFQQYSLLPWKTTFENVEFGLKIKGRPNAERRELVDYYLNLVGLSKHRHSYPHQLSGGMQQRASIVRALVNSPSVLLMDEPFAALDAQTRHMMQELLLSIWSDLKTTVIFVTHDIEEALFLSDRIFVMGVNPGRIKQQINVTLARPRHVDSIVSPDFIALNRQVFELIREETLKSMEVE, from the coding sequence TTGGCGAATTACGAAAAAGAAAAGCGTTTAAGGTTGCTCGGAGGTTTAAATATTGTGGCAGTAGTGGTAGAAAAGAACCTAGTACAGAGGGTTAGAGGCTTTGTAGAAGTAGAAGATTTGTCAGTTTCCTTCAAACGCAAAGGGCATTGCGTTCAGGTGTTGGATTCGGTGAATTTTAAGATAACTCCTGGTGAATTTGTTTGTCTGTTGGGTCCGTCAGGGTGTGGTAAGTCAACGATTTTAAATGCGATTGCTGGATTTATTCAGCCTACTAGCGGTTTTGTTTTTGTTAATAAGCGTCATGTCAATGCCCCTAGTGCCGATCGCGGTTTTGTTTTCCAGCAATACTCTTTATTACCCTGGAAGACAACTTTTGAAAATGTTGAGTTTGGATTAAAAATTAAGGGAAGGCCCAATGCAGAACGACGGGAATTAGTAGATTACTATCTCAACTTAGTTGGCTTATCTAAGCATCGTCATTCCTATCCGCATCAACTTTCTGGCGGAATGCAACAACGGGCAAGTATTGTCAGAGCTTTAGTCAATTCTCCCTCAGTTCTGCTTATGGACGAACCATTTGCTGCTTTAGATGCTCAAACAAGACACATGATGCAGGAACTTTTGCTATCAATTTGGAGCGACTTAAAAACAACGGTGATTTTTGTCACTCACGACATTGAAGAAGCCTTGTTTTTAAGCGATCGCATTTTTGTTATGGGGGTAAATCCAGGCAGAATTAAGCAGCAAATAAATGTCACTTTAGCGCGTCCCCGTCATGTAGATAGTATAGTTTCACCCGACTTTATCGCCCTTAACCGTCAGGTATTTGAGTTAATTCGTGAGGAAACTCTTAAAAGTATGGAAGTTGAATAG
- a CDS encoding LysR family transcriptional regulator, whose translation MEINQVKAFLEVARNLSFTEAADALNLTQPAVSVKIKTLEAELKTPLFYRLGRKIQLTEVGAFLYEEGYRLVEAENQLLAKIEEIKKGKLGHFKIGCTAAIASEWLPEIIFKYRQQYPGITTQYIVFESAEFLYRALTSSQIDVGISDIDCSEFDEVFARAISSIDYRLLVTSSHVLAKKNWLSLQELKKEPWVMLPAGTPSRLVFESRLHELGLSFDDFSVEIVETAALMRTFITQGNYLGFASNLEFTTECQSRKLTAIPLQEFALSSNIFVLQPRRLNQSAIAQAEKQTARRSSNPVQKFVALLESQQAEVQPKPIRWRSPNLVLRSTPQRPETLNLSIGIQNSTITTVTAGLIIQRLGLLEHFLPKTGRYSSTQYQTRWRDYSTGAPIVQGLHSGELDIGILGDYPLLLSAVQQGETKQTRLVSFVSTNPDGSCNAVIVPNESKIQSIEDLRGRTIAVPFSSSAHGMVMRSLNFANILTEVKLAALENSDIAHPFGSPTVADGYAHFAPFHDIAYNQGRFRYLQGNNPNILPAFYGVVVSASLAEQHPEIAIAYLRALSAAQYWYATTPSALSLISQWSNLDSEIISRLLSTNYYKNQPERFFSEVTIRPDWIRGHIAQLSLIPGNESLKTINLDRWIQSEFLQRVHI comes from the coding sequence GTGGAAATTAATCAAGTTAAGGCGTTCTTGGAAGTGGCAAGAAATTTAAGCTTTACAGAAGCCGCCGACGCTTTGAACCTTACTCAACCTGCGGTTAGCGTTAAAATAAAAACTTTAGAAGCTGAATTAAAAACGCCGCTTTTTTATCGATTAGGACGCAAAATTCAGCTAACAGAAGTAGGAGCTTTTTTGTATGAAGAAGGATATAGATTAGTTGAAGCAGAAAATCAACTCTTAGCAAAAATTGAAGAGATTAAAAAAGGAAAACTTGGTCATTTTAAAATAGGTTGTACGGCAGCTATTGCGAGTGAATGGTTGCCAGAAATTATCTTCAAATATCGCCAACAGTATCCAGGCATTACAACGCAATATATAGTATTTGAATCGGCAGAATTTTTGTATCGGGCTTTAACGAGCAGCCAGATTGACGTAGGCATTTCAGACATTGATTGCTCTGAATTTGATGAAGTATTCGCAAGAGCGATTTCTTCCATTGACTATCGCTTGCTTGTTACTTCAAGTCACGTCTTAGCTAAAAAAAATTGGTTGAGCTTGCAAGAACTAAAAAAAGAGCCTTGGGTAATGCTACCTGCGGGTACTCCTAGTCGCTTAGTTTTTGAATCTCGCTTGCACGAATTGGGATTAAGTTTTGATGACTTTTCCGTAGAGATAGTAGAAACTGCCGCTTTGATGCGAACCTTTATCACCCAAGGAAATTATCTAGGTTTTGCCTCTAATTTAGAATTTACAACTGAATGCCAATCAAGAAAATTAACTGCAATTCCGCTTCAAGAATTTGCCTTATCCAGCAACATTTTTGTGCTACAACCTCGACGCTTAAACCAGAGCGCGATCGCCCAAGCAGAGAAACAAACAGCGCGGCGTAGTTCAAACCCGGTGCAAAAGTTTGTCGCTTTGCTAGAAAGTCAGCAAGCCGAAGTTCAACCGAAACCTATACGCTGGCGATCGCCTAATCTGGTTCTTCGTTCTACCCCTCAACGCCCAGAAACACTGAATTTGTCGATTGGGATTCAAAACAGCACTATTACAACGGTAACGGCGGGGTTGATAATTCAACGCTTGGGCTTGCTAGAACACTTTTTACCAAAAACCGGACGCTACAGTTCTACTCAATATCAAACTCGCTGGCGTGATTATTCTACCGGAGCGCCCATCGTTCAAGGGTTACATTCTGGGGAGCTAGATATAGGTATTTTGGGCGACTATCCTTTATTACTTAGCGCCGTACAGCAAGGCGAAACAAAACAAACGCGCTTAGTTAGCTTTGTTTCTACAAATCCCGATGGCTCTTGCAATGCTGTAATTGTGCCAAACGAGTCCAAAATTCAAAGCATCGAAGACTTGCGGGGGAGAACTATTGCTGTACCATTTAGTTCGTCTGCTCACGGAATGGTAATGCGGAGTCTGAATTTTGCCAACATCCTGACGGAAGTTAAGTTGGCGGCGCTAGAAAATTCAGATATTGCTCATCCCTTTGGCTCTCCCACCGTAGCCGATGGCTACGCCCACTTTGCCCCTTTTCATGATATTGCTTATAACCAAGGAAGGTTTCGGTACTTGCAAGGCAATAATCCAAATATCCTACCTGCTTTTTATGGTGTAGTTGTGAGCGCCTCCCTAGCAGAGCAGCATCCAGAAATTGCGATCGCCTACCTCAGAGCTTTGAGTGCAGCCCAATATTGGTATGCAACTACGCCCTCTGCACTTTCCCTAATTAGCCAGTGGTCAAATCTAGATAGCGAAATAATTTCCCGCCTACTTAGCACCAACTACTACAAAAATCAGCCAGAGCGCTTTTTTTCGGAAGTCACAATTCGTCCCGACTGGATTAGGGGACATATTGCCCAGCTTAGTCTCATTCCCGGTAACGAAAGCTTAAAAACAATCAACCTCGATCGCTGGATTCAATCAGAATTTTTGCAAAGAGTTCATATATAA
- a CDS encoding alpha/beta fold hydrolase codes for MDYKIFELGNCVLQSGATLRDAKLAYKTYGNLSADKSNVIVYPTWYSGQHYDNEWLIGEGMALDPEKYFIIIPNMLGNGLSSSPSNTPPPYDRARFPNVTFYDNVKLQHRLVTENFGIEKIALVVGWSMGAGQTYQWAVSYPDMVERIFPFCGSAKTSLHNFVFLEGVKAALQADSAWEAGWYKEQPTKGLRAVARVYAGWGFSQAFYREKIYIQQGYSSLEDFLVAFWEGFFLRRDANNLLTMLWTWQNGDIGKTPGFGSNFEQALGAIKAKAIVMPGQTDLYFPPEDNEYEVKYMPNALLRPIPSIWGHFAGGGANPVDTKFIDDSLKELLAS; via the coding sequence ATGGACTATAAAATATTTGAGCTTGGCAATTGTGTTTTACAGTCAGGGGCTACCTTACGCGATGCCAAATTAGCCTATAAAACCTACGGCAACCTGAGTGCCGACAAAAGTAATGTAATTGTTTACCCTACTTGGTATTCAGGGCAGCATTACGACAATGAATGGCTAATTGGAGAAGGCATGGCGCTCGACCCTGAAAAATATTTCATCATTATTCCCAATATGCTAGGTAACGGATTGTCTTCATCGCCTAGTAATACTCCACCACCTTACGATCGCGCTCGTTTTCCTAATGTAACTTTCTACGATAACGTTAAGCTGCAACATCGACTGGTAACAGAGAACTTCGGCATCGAAAAAATTGCTTTAGTAGTCGGTTGGTCAATGGGTGCGGGACAAACCTATCAATGGGCTGTTAGCTATCCAGATATGGTAGAACGCATTTTTCCCTTTTGCGGTTCTGCTAAAACCAGTCTCCACAATTTCGTATTTCTAGAAGGCGTGAAAGCAGCTTTACAGGCAGACTCTGCATGGGAAGCTGGATGGTATAAGGAACAGCCAACTAAAGGTTTACGTGCGGTGGCGCGAGTATATGCAGGATGGGGCTTTTCCCAAGCATTCTATCGAGAAAAGATATATATCCAGCAAGGTTATTCATCATTGGAAGATTTTTTAGTAGCTTTCTGGGAAGGCTTTTTTTTACGCCGCGATGCCAATAATTTGTTAACAATGTTGTGGACTTGGCAGAACGGTGATATTGGTAAAACCCCTGGTTTTGGTAGCAATTTTGAACAAGCGTTAGGAGCAATTAAAGCTAAAGCAATTGTTATGCCGGGACAAACCGATCTGTATTTTCCTCCCGAAGATAACGAATACGAAGTTAAATACATGCCAAATGCTCTATTGCGCCCTATACCTTCAATTTGGGGTCATTTTGCTGGCGGTGGTGCTAACCCAGTGGATACGAAATTTATTGATGATAGTTTAAAAGAATTACTTGCTAGTTAA
- a CDS encoding ABC transporter substrate-binding protein, producing MNKQQIYPRGLTYGLLLICLGFVSACSETSANNSGNTANKKVIRIAIATQDQTINTATGGSVIREEKLLEKYLPKTGKYANVEYNIEWSSYTSGPPITNKMLANQIDIGMMGDFPATINMTTFQKKGNGVKTLYIATLGYSPNGAGNAVLVPKDSPVKTLADLKGKEVSVPFGSAAHGMLLKALKKEGVNPEKDLTLVSQAPEVGGSNLKTKQIAAHANFVPFGELFAYRGFARKIFDGAQTGTPTFHGVLVRSDFAKENPEIVTAYLKALLTANQMFQEQPEALATKVEKWSGVEREVVYMFLGPSGLQQLNPAIAQVNFEALKNSVVTLKQLGKLDNSVNPEDVTKWADDSYLRQAMQEMELDYDKVAKAEALAIGGEDAQTKEKIANPKMAAQVWLESEDKVMSFASIPNMMAMLQKLKAEGKETKGAVFVHDRARGWKLFAENSFFVQNGKEISAFLTEKEAQAFANKSGAKVANFQGLQQSVAQKMPVLIGAN from the coding sequence ATGAATAAGCAGCAGATTTATCCGAGAGGTTTAACGTATGGCTTGCTGTTGATATGCCTAGGGTTTGTAAGTGCTTGTAGCGAAACTTCAGCTAATAATTCAGGTAATACTGCTAATAAAAAAGTAATTCGGATTGCGATCGCAACTCAAGATCAAACAATTAACACGGCTACTGGTGGCTCAGTTATTCGAGAGGAAAAACTACTCGAAAAATATTTACCTAAAACTGGAAAGTATGCAAATGTTGAATACAACATCGAGTGGTCGAGCTACACATCTGGACCGCCAATTACTAACAAAATGCTGGCAAATCAAATTGATATCGGCATGATGGGCGATTTCCCGGCAACTATCAATATGACTACGTTTCAAAAAAAGGGAAATGGAGTTAAAACACTCTATATTGCTACTTTAGGCTATAGCCCCAATGGAGCCGGAAACGCCGTATTAGTTCCTAAAGATAGCCCAGTAAAGACACTAGCAGATTTGAAAGGAAAAGAAGTTTCTGTTCCTTTTGGTTCGGCGGCTCATGGGATGTTACTTAAAGCCTTAAAAAAAGAAGGGGTTAATCCAGAAAAAGATTTAACTTTAGTCAGCCAAGCACCAGAGGTAGGAGGAAGCAATTTAAAAACGAAGCAAATTGCGGCTCATGCTAATTTTGTTCCCTTTGGTGAATTATTTGCCTATAGAGGTTTCGCTAGAAAAATATTTGATGGCGCTCAAACTGGAACTCCGACATTTCACGGGGTTTTAGTGCGTTCGGATTTTGCTAAGGAAAATCCTGAAATAGTTACGGCTTATCTTAAAGCGCTGCTGACTGCAAATCAAATGTTTCAAGAACAACCAGAAGCACTCGCCACTAAGGTAGAAAAATGGTCTGGTGTAGAACGGGAAGTAGTGTATATGTTTTTGGGTCCTTCGGGATTGCAGCAATTGAATCCGGCGATCGCTCAAGTTAATTTTGAGGCGCTCAAAAATAGTGTTGTTACCTTAAAGCAGTTAGGTAAGTTAGATAATAGCGTTAATCCTGAAGATGTGACTAAATGGGCTGATGACAGCTATTTACGTCAAGCTATGCAAGAAATGGAACTTGACTATGACAAAGTAGCTAAGGCGGAGGCGTTAGCAATTGGCGGGGAAGATGCTCAAACTAAGGAAAAAATTGCTAACCCCAAAATGGCGGCTCAAGTTTGGCTAGAAAGCGAAGATAAAGTCATGAGTTTTGCTTCAATTCCTAACATGATGGCGATGCTGCAAAAGCTCAAAGCAGAAGGCAAAGAGACTAAGGGCGCTGTATTCGTCCACGACCGCGCTCGCGGTTGGAAGCTATTTGCAGAAAATTCTTTTTTTGTCCAAAACGGTAAGGAAATTTCGGCTTTTTTAACCGAAAAAGAGGCTCAGGCGTTTGCTAATAAATCGGGGGCGAAAGTTGCAAATTTTCAAGGACTCCAGCAATCTGTAGCTCAAAAAATGCCTGTATTAATAGGAGCGAATTGA
- a CDS encoding ABC transporter permease: MATSTKTLRSLLGSLTAIAKRKQGDHPRKKLLNPQTFRRGLSLLLFFGIWQLLCHTKFNFFINFENVPSPVEVVGATVDFVKSNPTKHIQSSAFRVLTGFATAAVLGISLGIAIGWFQKIEDLIFLPLEILRPIPAVAWIPLAILMFPNAEAGMIYLTFVGAFFPILISTIRGVESTDLLLLRVGQSLGAKQWHIFKDIVVPGAMPSIASGLVIGMGNSWFCLVTAEILAGRYGVGYITWESYVTSNYPPIVMGMLLIGLMGAFSAYAVDRLTCLLMPWRITKKKSV, translated from the coding sequence ATGGCTACATCAACAAAAACTTTGCGTTCTCTATTAGGCAGCTTGACAGCGATTGCCAAACGCAAACAAGGCGACCACCCAAGGAAGAAATTGCTCAACCCCCAAACCTTTAGACGCGGTTTGTCACTATTGCTATTTTTCGGTATTTGGCAACTACTATGTCATACCAAGTTCAACTTTTTCATCAATTTTGAAAACGTACCTTCTCCGGTGGAAGTTGTCGGCGCTACCGTAGATTTTGTTAAGAGTAATCCCACTAAGCACATTCAATCCAGTGCATTTAGAGTTCTAACGGGCTTTGCAACGGCGGCGGTATTGGGTATTAGTTTGGGAATTGCGATCGGTTGGTTTCAAAAAATTGAGGACTTAATCTTTCTCCCTTTAGAAATATTAAGACCAATTCCGGCGGTTGCTTGGATACCTTTAGCAATTTTGATGTTTCCTAATGCGGAAGCTGGGATGATTTACTTAACTTTTGTTGGTGCTTTCTTCCCGATTTTGATCAGCACAATTCGCGGTGTAGAAAGTACAGATTTATTACTGTTGCGAGTTGGTCAGTCTTTGGGCGCGAAGCAGTGGCATATTTTTAAAGATATCGTCGTTCCTGGAGCGATGCCCAGTATTGCTAGTGGTTTAGTAATTGGCATGGGTAACTCTTGGTTTTGCTTAGTCACGGCGGAAATATTAGCAGGTAGGTACGGCGTGGGTTACATCACCTGGGAATCTTATGTTACGTCCAACTACCCGCCAATTGTGATGGGGATGTTGTTGATTGGTTTGATGGGTGCATTTAGTGCTTACGCTGTTGATCGCCTAACTTGTTTACTCATGCCTTGGCGAATTACGAAAAAGAAAAGCGTTTAA